From Acetobacter ascendens, the proteins below share one genomic window:
- a CDS encoding restriction endonuclease subunit S domain-containing protein, translated as MTKVVHVQKTSLSALCAVSTGWSFRGRIDPTDGAKTAVVQMRDTAPSGVNWASCVRTEVAGRREPDWLRPGDILFPARGNVSLAVLINESIGSLQAVAAPHFFVLRVSCPGVLPAWLVWWLNQDPAQRYLEQQAQSSTLVRNIARPALESVPVALPPLSRQEQIVELACAMQREEALLHRLRQTSQQIMTGLARDLLAG; from the coding sequence ATGACCAAAGTCGTTCATGTTCAGAAAACATCGCTTTCTGCCCTTTGCGCCGTTTCCACAGGATGGTCGTTCAGAGGGCGGATCGACCCGACCGATGGGGCAAAAACGGCTGTCGTGCAGATGCGCGACACCGCACCGTCTGGCGTGAACTGGGCGTCCTGCGTGCGCACCGAGGTGGCCGGGCGGCGTGAGCCGGACTGGCTGCGTCCGGGCGATATCCTCTTCCCTGCCCGTGGCAATGTGTCACTGGCGGTTCTGATCAATGAGAGCATCGGCAGCCTTCAGGCCGTCGCCGCGCCGCACTTTTTTGTGCTGCGCGTGTCGTGTCCAGGCGTGCTGCCCGCCTGGCTGGTCTGGTGGCTCAATCAGGATCCCGCACAGCGCTATCTGGAGCAGCAGGCCCAGAGTTCCACCCTTGTGCGCAACATTGCCCGTCCAGCACTGGAGAGCGTGCCGGTAGCACTCCCACCCCTGTCCCGACAGGAACAGATTGTGGAGCTGGCCTGCGCCATGCAGCGCGAGGAGGCACTTCTGCACCGCCTGCGCCAGACCAGCCAGCAGATCATGACCGGGCTTGCCAGAGACCTTCTGGCGGGCTGA
- a CDS encoding type I restriction-modification system subunit M codes for MSEQISQDTINKALWSACDTFRGTVSPDTYRDYVLTMLFLKYISDVWQDHYDSYKKEYGDNPDLIEAMMAQERFVLPKGADFYTLYQERNAPGNGERIDKALHAIEEANGTKLKDAGKSVFQDISFNSDKLGDEKQKNTILRHLLEDFHKPDLNLRPSRVGNLDVIGNGYEFLIKNFAASGGQKAGEFYTPPEVSELLARLLDPQPGDKICDPACGSASLLMKCGQQVTQNHNGSRDYALYGQEAIGSTWSFAKMNMFLHGEDNHRIEWGDTIRSPKLLDDKNHLMRFDVVTANPPFSLDKWGHEDAAEDVHHRFARGVPPKTKGDYAFILHMIATLKDRTGRMGVVVPHGVLFRGSSEGKIRQKLIEENLLDAVIGLPEKLFFGTGIPAAILIFRKDRKTKDVLFIDASREFKAGKNQNVLTEENITKIVDTYRARKDVDKYAHLATPDEIKENDYNLNIPRYVDTFEEEEEIDLNAVRKERAEIKAELAKLEAQMDAYLKELGYAS; via the coding sequence GTGAGCGAGCAGATTTCACAAGACACCATCAACAAGGCGCTGTGGAGCGCCTGCGATACCTTTCGTGGCACCGTCAGCCCTGACACGTATCGGGATTACGTGCTGACCATGCTGTTCCTGAAATACATCTCCGATGTGTGGCAGGACCATTATGACAGCTACAAGAAGGAGTATGGTGACAATCCTGATCTGATCGAAGCCATGATGGCACAGGAACGCTTTGTTCTGCCCAAAGGCGCGGACTTCTATACGCTCTATCAAGAGCGCAATGCCCCCGGCAATGGCGAGCGGATCGACAAGGCCCTGCACGCCATTGAAGAAGCCAACGGCACCAAACTGAAGGATGCGGGCAAGAGCGTCTTTCAGGACATCAGCTTCAATTCTGACAAGCTGGGCGATGAGAAGCAGAAGAACACCATTCTGCGGCATCTTCTGGAAGATTTTCACAAGCCGGACCTGAACCTGCGCCCCTCGCGCGTTGGCAATCTGGACGTGATCGGCAATGGCTACGAGTTCCTGATCAAGAATTTTGCCGCCAGCGGCGGCCAGAAAGCGGGCGAGTTCTATACGCCGCCGGAAGTCAGTGAACTGCTGGCCCGTCTACTGGACCCGCAGCCGGGCGATAAGATCTGTGACCCGGCCTGTGGTTCGGCCTCCCTTCTCATGAAATGCGGCCAGCAGGTGACGCAGAACCACAACGGCAGCAGGGACTACGCCCTGTATGGGCAGGAAGCCATTGGCTCCACATGGTCTTTTGCCAAGATGAACATGTTCCTGCATGGCGAGGACAACCATCGCATTGAATGGGGAGATACCATCCGCAGCCCCAAGCTTCTGGATGACAAGAACCATCTGATGCGCTTTGACGTGGTGACCGCCAACCCGCCCTTCAGTCTCGATAAATGGGGCCATGAAGACGCAGCGGAAGACGTGCACCACCGCTTTGCCCGTGGTGTGCCGCCCAAGACCAAGGGCGACTACGCCTTTATCCTGCACATGATTGCCACACTGAAGGATCGCACAGGCCGCATGGGCGTGGTGGTGCCGCATGGCGTGCTGTTCCGGGGCAGTTCGGAAGGCAAAATCCGTCAGAAGCTGATCGAGGAAAACCTGCTGGATGCCGTGATCGGCCTACCGGAAAAGCTGTTCTTTGGCACGGGGATTCCAGCCGCCATCCTAATCTTCCGCAAGGACCGCAAGACGAAGGACGTGCTGTTCATTGACGCCAGCCGCGAGTTCAAGGCGGGCAAGAACCAGAACGTGCTGACCGAAGAGAACATCACAAAGATTGTGGACACCTACCGCGCCCGCAAGGACGTAGACAAATACGCCCATCTCGCCACGCCGGACGAGATCAAGGAGAACGACTACAACCTGAACATTCCGCGTTATGTCGATACATTTGAGGAAGAAGAGGAAATCGACCTGAACGCCGTGCGCAAGGAACGGGCGGAGATCAAGGCGGAACTGGCTAAGCTGGAAGCTCAGATGGACGCTTATCTGAAGGAGCTGGGTTATGCTTCCTGA
- a CDS encoding restriction endonuclease subunit S: MLPEGWKEERLDELLKNKTITVHIDGNHGSFYPKKEEFVSSGVPYISANCIQNGRIDFQKCKFLAPEKADKLQKGIAKDGDVLFAHNATVGPVALLKTSEERVILSTTLTLYRCDPIKLNNSFLYQYMSSTYIDTQYESIMRQTTRNQVPITAQREFVFLLPPLPEQKKIAAILSTWDRAIEGTEKLLANSQQQKKALMQQLLTGKKRLPGFTGEWKKHRLSDFFVRLMQRNTSGNTNVVTISAQDGLVKQEEYFKKTVASETLDGYFLLENGDFAYNKSYSIGYPMGAIKRLNRYEKGVVTTLYICFRLKSHQFANGDFFEFYFDSGLMNYGLTQIAHEGGRAHGLLNVKPADFMHLQVTVPAVDEQEAIAAVLTRANEEITALESDLARLRQEKKALMQQLLTGKRRVTVD; the protein is encoded by the coding sequence ATGCTTCCTGAGGGGTGGAAAGAAGAAAGACTTGATGAACTTTTAAAAAACAAAACTATTACGGTTCACATTGATGGAAACCATGGAAGTTTTTATCCAAAAAAGGAAGAATTTGTCAGTTCCGGTGTACCTTACATATCTGCAAACTGCATTCAGAATGGTCGGATAGACTTTCAAAAATGTAAATTTCTTGCGCCGGAAAAAGCGGACAAATTGCAGAAGGGCATAGCTAAAGATGGGGATGTCTTATTCGCACATAATGCAACAGTTGGACCGGTTGCTCTTCTAAAAACAAGTGAGGAACGGGTCATATTGAGCACCACGCTCACTTTATATAGATGCGACCCAATAAAATTAAACAACTCGTTTCTATATCAATATATGTCCTCGACATATATTGACACTCAATATGAATCTATTATGAGGCAAACTACGCGTAACCAAGTACCCATCACCGCTCAACGCGAGTTTGTATTCCTCCTCCCCCCTCTCCCCGAACAGAAGAAGATCGCAGCGATCCTCTCGACGTGGGATCGTGCGATTGAGGGGACGGAGAAGCTTCTGGCCAACAGTCAGCAGCAGAAAAAAGCCCTCATGCAGCAACTCCTCACAGGCAAAAAACGCCTGCCGGGATTCACGGGGGAGTGGAAAAAGCATCGGCTTTCTGATTTTTTCGTTCGCCTTATGCAGCGGAATACATCTGGGAATACAAACGTCGTTACAATTTCTGCCCAAGACGGATTGGTAAAGCAGGAAGAATATTTCAAAAAAACAGTCGCATCAGAAACGCTCGATGGGTATTTTCTCTTAGAAAATGGAGATTTCGCATATAATAAAAGCTATTCTATTGGCTATCCTATGGGAGCAATAAAACGGCTCAACCGTTATGAAAAAGGTGTCGTTACGACACTGTATATTTGCTTTCGGTTAAAATCTCATCAATTCGCAAATGGAGATTTCTTCGAGTTTTATTTTGATTCCGGGCTTATGAACTATGGATTGACACAAATTGCGCATGAAGGGGGCCGTGCCCATGGTCTTCTCAACGTAAAACCTGCTGACTTTATGCATCTACAGGTTACCGTTCCCGCAGTAGATGAACAGGAAGCCATAGCTGCCGTTCTGACAAGGGCAAACGAAGAAATCACCGCCCTTGAATCCGACCTCGCACGCCTGCGTCAGGAGAAAAAAGCCCTGATGCAGCAGCTTCTGACCGGCAAGCGCCGCGTAACGGTCGATTAA
- a CDS encoding type I restriction endonuclease subunit R translates to MAPTPKFQEEYSAKLPALALLSTLGWRFLPPSEALALRGGKQSAVVLDTILRAELKKRRFTFEGQEHSLSDQAIDALVSHVTHPDFVSGLRDANDKMTTHLLFGIVAHERINGHKARPTIPLIDWQNSDNNSFTFTEEYSVLRTDLTQTRRPDIVCFVNGIPLAVIEAKRPDGQPGKGPTVDAGISQSIRNQNKDEIPQLFAYSQLLLSITGHDGRYGTCGTPKKFWASWKEEDIPESRMETLKNTPLSGAQKDALFADRKPPARIWFEDWASRPLAVTDQDRLLIGLLSPQRLLEMTRYFTLVDRKAGKIVARYQQVFGIKRLLERIKSRRSDGGREGGVVWHTTGSGKSFTMVFLSRALILDDDLKQCRIIVVTDRKDLERQLSTTFSTGGELADKKDKEEALATSGRRLAQQIGHGQERIIFSLINKFHTATALPECHNDSADIIVLVDEGHRSQGGENHARMKHALPNAAFIAFTGTPLLKGSETTNRFGRIIHSYTMQQAVSDGTVTPLLYEERKPDLDVNDRAIDAWFERITQGLTEEQVTDLKKRFARANQVYKADDRIRLIAMDLATHFDNNIDKDLKGMLACDSKLSAIRYKRYLDEVGLFESAIVMSPPDTREGHTEVDERKQPEIQDWWKENVGSQSEEDYTRNVIERFENDPNLKLIIVVDKLLTGFDEPKNAVLYIDKPLKQHNLLQAIARVNRLHDQKKHGLLIDYRGILAELDTTLARYDELAAENVGGYDPKDIAGLYSQMSTEYRELPALYKALWAIFDGVKNRSDLQQLRAVLMPRMVEEHGQMVDVNLKRRDDFYEALTKFAACLKVALQSVAFFEDTSFTEQDRATYKETLKQLTSLRQMVMQDTGETVDFDQYAEQVKKLLDRHVAGVKVHESGGLYAVGKMGQKPEDNEPETWSEEKTRNETDLIRTRVTKMIDHEMQDDPYAKEAFSALLRRVIEEAESLFDHPLKQFMLFQEFEEQVANRKLDNIPSVFDGHRHAQAYYGVFLKTLAAIFNHKQTDEENQRWIDLAFQINQIVDKAVRENSLSRPDMEKAVKKELLPLLFSTGQKAGFSVDKAQEIIEQVIQIMRAGPADTLRG, encoded by the coding sequence ATGGCTCCCACCCCGAAATTTCAGGAAGAATACAGTGCCAAGCTTCCGGCACTGGCGCTGCTCAGCACTCTCGGCTGGCGGTTTCTGCCTCCATCCGAGGCGCTGGCTTTGCGGGGCGGCAAGCAGAGTGCCGTGGTGCTGGACACAATCCTGCGGGCAGAATTGAAAAAGCGGCGCTTTACGTTTGAAGGGCAGGAGCACAGTCTGTCTGATCAGGCCATTGATGCGCTGGTGTCACACGTCACGCATCCGGATTTCGTGTCCGGCCTGCGCGACGCCAATGACAAAATGACCACGCATCTGCTGTTCGGCATCGTTGCACATGAACGCATCAATGGACACAAGGCCAGACCCACCATTCCGCTCATCGACTGGCAGAACTCGGACAACAACAGCTTTACCTTCACCGAGGAATACAGCGTTCTGCGCACGGATCTGACACAGACCCGCAGGCCGGACATCGTGTGCTTCGTCAACGGGATTCCGCTGGCCGTGATCGAGGCCAAGCGCCCCGATGGTCAGCCGGGCAAAGGCCCAACGGTGGACGCTGGCATTTCCCAGAGTATTCGCAACCAAAACAAGGACGAAATTCCGCAGCTTTTTGCCTACAGCCAGCTTCTGCTGTCCATCACCGGGCATGACGGGCGCTATGGCACCTGCGGCACACCCAAAAAATTCTGGGCAAGCTGGAAGGAAGAGGACATTCCCGAAAGCCGGATGGAGACGCTCAAGAACACGCCGCTTTCGGGTGCGCAAAAAGACGCGCTGTTTGCCGATCGAAAGCCCCCGGCCCGGATATGGTTCGAGGACTGGGCCTCCCGCCCGCTTGCCGTCACGGATCAGGACCGCCTGCTGATCGGCCTGCTCTCGCCCCAGCGCCTGCTGGAAATGACCCGATACTTCACGCTGGTCGACCGCAAGGCGGGCAAGATCGTCGCCCGCTATCAGCAGGTCTTTGGCATCAAGCGTTTGCTGGAACGCATCAAGTCCCGCCGCAGCGATGGCGGGCGTGAGGGCGGCGTGGTCTGGCACACTACGGGGTCTGGCAAGTCCTTCACCATGGTGTTCCTCAGCCGCGCCCTCATTCTGGATGACGACCTCAAGCAATGCCGCATCATTGTCGTGACAGATCGCAAGGATCTGGAACGCCAGCTCAGCACCACCTTCTCCACGGGGGGCGAACTGGCGGACAAGAAGGACAAGGAAGAGGCGCTGGCCACCTCAGGCCGCCGTCTGGCGCAGCAGATCGGGCACGGGCAGGAACGCATCATCTTCTCGCTCATCAACAAGTTCCACACCGCCACCGCTCTGCCCGAATGCCATAATGACAGTGCGGACATCATCGTGCTGGTGGATGAAGGCCATCGCAGTCAGGGCGGTGAGAACCATGCCCGCATGAAGCACGCCCTGCCCAACGCCGCCTTCATCGCCTTTACCGGCACACCGCTGCTCAAAGGGAGTGAGACCACCAACCGTTTTGGCAGGATCATCCACTCCTACACCATGCAGCAGGCTGTCTCGGACGGGACCGTGACGCCCCTGCTTTATGAGGAACGCAAACCCGATCTGGATGTGAATGACCGCGCCATTGATGCCTGGTTTGAACGCATCACGCAGGGGCTGACGGAAGAGCAGGTCACGGACCTCAAGAAGCGTTTTGCCCGCGCCAATCAGGTTTACAAGGCGGATGACCGCATCCGGCTGATTGCCATGGATCTGGCCACACATTTTGACAACAATATCGACAAGGACCTCAAGGGCATGCTGGCCTGTGACAGCAAGCTCTCCGCCATCCGCTATAAACGATATCTGGACGAGGTTGGTCTGTTCGAGAGCGCCATCGTCATGAGCCCGCCCGATACGCGCGAAGGCCATACGGAAGTGGATGAGCGCAAGCAGCCCGAAATTCAGGACTGGTGGAAGGAGAATGTCGGCAGTCAGAGCGAGGAAGATTATACACGTAATGTGATTGAGCGCTTTGAGAACGATCCCAATCTCAAGCTGATCATCGTGGTCGACAAGCTGCTGACCGGCTTTGACGAACCAAAGAACGCGGTGCTGTATATCGACAAGCCGCTGAAGCAGCACAATCTGCTTCAGGCCATTGCCCGCGTGAACCGCTTGCATGACCAGAAGAAGCATGGCCTGCTAATTGATTATCGCGGCATTCTGGCAGAACTGGATACCACGCTTGCCCGCTATGACGAGCTGGCGGCCGAAAATGTCGGCGGGTATGACCCGAAGGACATTGCTGGCCTCTATAGCCAGATGAGCACGGAATACCGCGAACTCCCGGCCTTGTACAAAGCGCTCTGGGCTATTTTTGACGGCGTGAAGAACAGGAGTGACCTCCAGCAGCTGCGTGCCGTGCTCATGCCCCGCATGGTGGAGGAACACGGCCAGATGGTGGACGTGAACCTCAAGCGTCGGGATGATTTCTATGAGGCGCTGACGAAGTTTGCCGCCTGCCTGAAAGTGGCGTTGCAATCCGTGGCGTTCTTTGAAGACACCAGCTTTACGGAACAGGACCGCGCCACCTACAAGGAGACGCTGAAGCAACTGACCAGCCTGCGGCAGATGGTCATGCAGGATACCGGTGAAACCGTGGACTTCGACCAATATGCCGAGCAGGTCAAAAAGCTTCTGGACCGGCATGTGGCAGGCGTGAAGGTTCATGAGTCTGGCGGCCTGTATGCGGTCGGCAAGATGGGGCAGAAGCCGGAAGACAACGAACCGGAAACCTGGAGCGAGGAGAAAACCCGCAACGAGACGGATCTGATCCGCACCCGTGTGACGAAGATGATCGACCACGAGATGCAGGATGATCCGTATGCGAAGGAAGCCTTCTCGGCCCTGCTGCGCAGGGTGATCGAGGAGGCGGAGAGTCTGTTTGACCATCCGCTCAAGCAGTTCATGCTGTTCCAGGAGTTTGAGGAACAGGTGGCCAACCGCAAGCTAGACAATATCCCGTCTGTTTTTGACGGGCACCGGCATGCACAGGCCTATTATGGCGTGTTCCTCAAAACACTTGCTGCTATCTTCAACCATAAGCAGACGGATGAGGAAAACCAGCGCTGGATTGATCTGGCATTCCAGATTAACCAAATCGTGGACAAGGCCGTGCGGGAGAACTCGCTCAGCCGCCCGGATATGGAAAAAGCGGTCAAGAAAGAACTGCTGCCACTCCTGTTCAGCACGGGCCAGAAAGCGGGCTTTAGTGTGGACAAGGCGCAGGAGATCATCGAGCAGGTCATCCAGATCATGCGGGCTGGTCCTGCTGATACCCTGCGCGGCTGA
- a CDS encoding M48 family metallopeptidase: MGDKDHRILTYGDEHIRVELLPRARPGTTLRIKVHPDLTVQVVVPEGTPDVDLERALKQKTRWIWQKLRDFRAVQEHATPRMYVSGESHFYLGRRHLLKVHHQPDAPETVRMLRGRLEVSVQERNTLRIQKLLELWYFARAQEVFQNRLSALLPTTLWVTAPPTLKLQVMQTQWGNCSPGGTITLNPHLVKAPRDCIDYVILHELCHLKEHNHGPAFWGLLERVMPDWERHKARLDGMAEMMLQK, encoded by the coding sequence ATGGGCGACAAGGACCACCGCATTCTGACCTATGGGGATGAGCATATCCGGGTGGAACTGCTGCCCCGTGCTCGTCCTGGCACGACATTGCGCATCAAGGTGCATCCCGACCTGACTGTGCAGGTGGTTGTTCCCGAAGGCACCCCCGATGTCGATCTGGAACGGGCGTTAAAACAGAAGACCCGCTGGATCTGGCAGAAACTGCGGGACTTCCGGGCGGTGCAGGAACATGCCACGCCACGCATGTATGTCAGTGGGGAAAGCCATTTCTATCTGGGGCGGCGGCATCTGTTGAAAGTGCATCATCAGCCTGATGCGCCAGAGACCGTGCGGATGTTGCGCGGACGGCTGGAGGTCTCCGTGCAGGAACGCAATACCTTACGGATTCAGAAGCTGCTGGAACTCTGGTATTTCGCGAGGGCGCAGGAGGTGTTTCAAAACCGCCTGTCTGCCCTTCTCCCCACAACACTGTGGGTGACAGCGCCCCCAACCCTGAAACTTCAGGTGATGCAGACCCAGTGGGGCAACTGCTCACCGGGGGGCACCATCACACTGAACCCGCATCTGGTGAAAGCTCCGCGTGACTGCATTGATTACGTGATCCTGCATGAGCTGTGCCATCTGAAGGAGCACAATCATGGCCCGGCATTCTGGGGACTTCTGGAACGCGTCATGCCGGACTGGGAGCGCCATAAGGCCCGGCTGGATGGGATGGCGGAAATGATGCTGCAAAAATAG